The DNA sequence GCCACGGTGAGGTCGCCGCCGCTGCCCGACTTGTCGGTGACGAGCCCGCCGAAGGCGTCCAGCCAGACGATCACCGGGAGCAGCAGGGCGATCAGGGCCGTCGCGGACTTGCGGACGACGGCGATGACGAGCAGCACCGGCACGAAGAGGCCGAGCCAGGGCAGGAACGTCTCGGTGAGGCTGCCGAGGTTGCCGACGCCGTTCGGGATCTGGGCGTGCACGAGCATCACCAGACCGATCACGACCGCGAATCCGGCCGTGACGAGACCGCGCCGCCAGATGCCGCGGTCGCCCCGCCAACCGTCGACGAAACGCCGCAGCGGGGAGCCCTGGCGCTCGGGCCGCGAGCTGCCGCTGTCCGTCTCCGCCTTGTACGCCTGCGCCATACTCTCGTCGCCTCACTGACTGCCGTGCACACCGTCCCCCGCCCCTGAACCCTAGGCGATGATCGGGTGTCGTCCCTGCCGTCCGCGGACGGCCGTACGGACCCGAGGACGAGCGGGGGCGCACGACAGGTTCCGCATGCGCCCCCAGGGTCCACACTCTGTGACGAAACGCGCATATTGCCCGCGAGTTCGGGGCCACTTGGGGGGCGCCACGCTAACATCCCGCACCCCTGTCAGGGGCTCACTCGGAGGGCCGCAGTCCGCCGAGGACCAAGTCGACCACGCGCTCCGACAGGCCCTCGTCGAGGGGGGCGTCGGAGCGCATGACGGTACGTACCAGCATGGGTCCGACGAACAGCTCGTGGGCGAGCGCGATGTCGACGTCCGCGCGCAGCTCGCCGTTCTCCTGCCCCCGGCGCAGGACGTCCTGGGCGCGGCGGCGCTGCGGCTCGATCACCGTCGAGTGGTACGCGTCCCAGAGCTTGGGCAGGGTCTTCATTTGCGCGAACACGTTGTGCAGGATCGCCGACGCGCGCAGGTTCAGACCGCGGCGGCGGATCTGTTCGAGGAGGACGACGAGGTCGTCGCGCATGGAGGTGCCGGGCAGGACGGCGGGCGGGGCCTCCAGGGTGCGCAGGACGTCGACGAAGATCTCCTCCTTGCCGCTCCAGCGGCGGTAGATGGTGGCCTTGCCGACGCCCGCGGTGCGGGCGATGCGCTCGACGGACAGCTCGGCGAGGGGGTGCCCTCCTCGATGAGCCGGATGACGCCGTCGAGGATCGACCGCTCCACGGCCTCGCTGCGGGGGCGGCCGCGGGTGGCTCGCGCGGTGGGGCTCTGCTCCACGGTGTCGACTCCTCTGCGGTTGAGCGGCTGGCCCATTTTCCCCTGGCCCGGCGGTCCGGCGCGCCCCCTCCCAGCCGGGGCTGTGCCCACCCGCCCCGTACCGCTGTACCGCTGTCGCCGGGGCAGCGCTCCGCGCGGTGCGCTAGCGGCCCGCGGGGGCCGGCTCCCGGTCCAGGGGTTCGGCAGGGGCGGACGCGGCGGCGGCCGGGGGCTTGCCCGGCAGGAACAGGGCCACGACCAGGACGCCCACCAGGGCGACCCCCGCACCGCACAGGGCGGTGACGTGCATCGCGTGCAGGAAGGAGTCGTTGGCGGCGGAGACCAGGCCGTCGCCGCGCGGCCCGAGCCGCGCCGCCGCGCCGAGCGTCGCCTCGATGGACTCGCCCGCCGTGTGCCGCATCCCCTCCGGCAGGAGCCGCATCTCGTCCTCCACGCCGCCCCGGTACGCCGTGGACAGGACGGACCCGAGCACCGCGATGCCGAGCGCGCCGCCGACCTGGCGGAAGGTGTTGCTGAGCGCGGACGCGGAGCCCGCCTTCTCGCGCGGCAGGGCCTGCATGATGACGACGCTGGTGGGCGTCATGATGTGCGCCATCCCGGTGCCCATGAGGAAGAAGACGACCTCCAGGACCCAGATCGGCGTGTCCGAGTCGAAGATCGTGAAGGCGGCGAGGGTCACGGCGATGACGGAGAGCCCGCCCACGCAGGTGGCGCGCACCCCGAACCGGTCGACGACGAGCCGCGCCCGCGGCGCGAAGATCAGCTGCGCGGCGGCGAGCGGCAGCATCAGCAGTCCGGTCTGCAGCGGCGTGTAGCCGCGCACGCTCTGCGTGTAGAAGACCGAGAAGAACGTGACGCCCATCAGCGCGAAGAAGACGAGCGCGATCGCGGTGATCGCCGCCGAGAAGACCCGGTTCTTGAAGTACGAGATGTCGATGGACGGGTGCTCCGCGCGCTTCTCGTACCAGACGAAGCCGACGAGCACCGCGAGCCCGGCGAGGACGGTCGCGAGCACGGCCGGGTCGGTGAAGTCGGCCAGCTGGCCGCCCTTGATGATGCCGTAGACGAGCAGCACCAGGCCGATGACGGACAGGGCCACGCCGACCAGGTCGATCCGGCCGGGCTTGGGGTCCTTGGAGTCCGGTACGAGGACGACCATCAGGATCACCGCGACGATCACGATCGGCACGTTGATGAGGAAGACCGAGCCCCACCAGAAGTGGTCGAGCAGGACTCCGCCGGTGATGGGGCCGATGGCGACGGCGAGGCCGACGCCGGCCGCCCAGATGCCGATGGCCTTGGGCTGCTCCTCGCGCTCGAAGACGTTCATGAGGATCGCGAGCGTGGCGGGCATGACGAAGGCGGCGCCGAGTCCCATCACCCCGCGGAAGGCGATGAGCTCGCCGGGCGAGCCGGACTGCGCGGCGAGCGCGGAGCCGATGCCGAACACCGCGAGCCCGGCGAGCAGCATCCGCTTGCGGCCGAAGCGGTCGCCGAGCAGGCCCGCGGTGAAGAGCAGACCGGCGAAGACGAGCGTGTAGGAGTTGATGGCCCACTCCAGCTCGCCCTGGGTGGCGCCGAGTCCGGTGGGTTCGGGCGTGGAGATGGTCTTGATCGCGACGTTCAGGATGGAGTTGTCCAGGACGACGATCAGCAGGCTGAGCATCAGGACGCCGAGGATCGCCCAGCGGCGCCGGTGGACGGCCTCCGGTATCCGGGGGGTGCCGGGGACGGCAGGTGTGGTCATGCCGACGAGCCTAGACACTTTTCGATACGAGACCGTCTCGTATTGGAAAGGTTTTGCCAGGCCTTTCCCGGAAGAACACCGGGGAACACCCCCATCCGCCATACACCTCCAAAACGTCTGAAAAGAACCCCTCTAGCGCCCGGGCGGCACGCGATGCCACCATGGACGTGATCCGGGGACGCCGTCAGGGCGCCTCGAGACGACAGAAGGAGCCGTTGCGATGACGCAGCTTTCGGCTGCCCAGAGCCCTGCCCCGAAGGGGCAGAAGACCGACAGCAGCAAGACGCTGTACGGCGGCAAGGGCACACGCCGCATCACGGTCCGCGACATCACCGCCGCCAAGGAGCGCGGCGAGAAGTGGCCCATGCTCACCGCGTACGACGCGATGACCGCGTCCGTCTTCGACGAGGCCGGGATCCCGGTCATGCTCGTCGGCGACTCGGCGGGCAACTGCCACCTGGGGTACGAGACCACCGTGCCCGTCACCCTCGACGAGATCACCATGCTCTCGGCGGCCGTCGTACGGGGCACGAGCCGCGCCCTGGTCGTCGCCGACCTGCCGTTCGGCTCGTACCAGGAAGGGCCCGTCCAGGCCCTGCGGTCCGCCACGCGCCTGGTCAAGGAGGCGGGCGTCGGCGCGGTCAAGCTGGAGGGCGGCGAGCGCTCCCTGGCCCAGACCGAGCTGCTCGTGCAGTCCGGCATCCCGGTCATGTCCCATCTGGGCCTCACGCCGCAGTCCGTGCACACCATGGGCTACCGCGTCCAGGGCCGCAGCGAGGAGGCCGCGCACCAGCTGGTGCGCGACGCCAAGGCCGCCGAGGCCGCGGGCGCCTTCGCGGTGGTGCTCGAACTCGTACCGGCCGAGCTCGCCGCCGAGGTCACGCGCTCGCTGCACATCCCGACCGTCGGCATCGGCGCGGGCGCGGGCTGCGACGCCCAGGTCCTGGTGTGGACCGACATGCTGGGCCTCACCGGCGGCAGGATGCCGCGGTTCGTGAAGCAGTACGCCGATCTGCGCGGCGTGCTGGGCGACGCCGCGAAGGCGTTCGCCGAGGACGTCGTCGGCGGCGCGTTCCCGGCCGCGGAGCACTCCGTCCACTAGGCGCCCGGCACGGGACCCTCGGCACGGCGTGCCGGAGCGGAGCGTCTCGTTCAAGCCACTGCGGCACCAGCGGCAGCCCGTCGATCGTCCCCCGTCGGCGGGCTGCCGCTCCCCCTTGGAGGCGCCGCTGTCGTTCGCCTGTAGGAAATCTGTCGGCACGTTGTCGGTGGCGGCTGCTCTCATGTAAGGCATGACACGCATCGAGAACACCCCCCAACGGGGAGCGAGCGGCGAAGCGAGTGCCGTCTCGGTACGGGGGCTGGTCAAGCACTACGGCGAGACCAAGGCGCTGGACGGCGTCGACCTGGACGTCCGCGAGGGCACGGTCCTCGGCGTCCTGGGGCCGAACGGCGCCGGCAAGACCACGCTCGTACGCTGCCTCTCCACCCTGATCACCCCCGACTCCGGCAGCGCCGTCGTCGCGGGCTACGACGTGCTGCGCCAGCCGCGCCAGCTCCGCCGCGTCATCGGCCTCACCGGCCAGTACGCGTCGGTGGACGAGAAGCTCTCGGGCTACGACAACCTGTACATGATCGGGCGCCTGCTCGACCTGCCGCGCAAGGAGGCCCGCACCCGGGCCGACTCCCTCCTGGAGCGCTTCTCGCTCACGGAGGCCGCCAAGCGCCCGGCGCGGACGTACTCCGGCGGCATGCGCCGCCGTCTCGACCTCGCGGCGTCGATGATCGGCAGCCCGGCCGTGCTGTATCTGGACGAGCCCACCACGGGCCTCGACCCGCGCACGCGCAACGAGGTCTGGGACGAGGTCAGGCGCATGGTCCGCGAGGACGGCGTCACCGTGCTCCTGACCACCCAATACATGGAGGAGGCCGAGCAGCTCGCCAGCGAGCTCACGGTCATCGACCGCGGCCGGGTCGTCGCGGGCGGCAGCATCGGCGAGCTGAAGGCGAAGGTCGGCGGCCGCACCCTGCGGATCCGCCCGGCCGACCCGCTGCAGCTGCGCCCCACGGCCGCCGCGCTCGACGAGGCGGGCCTGACCGGCCTCGCCACCACGACCGTGGACAGCGAGAGCGGCACGGTCCTCGTGCCGATCCTCAGCGACGAACAGCTCACGGCGGTCGTCGGCGTGCTCAGCGCACGCGGCATCACGCTCGCCGACATAGCCACCGAACTGCCCAGCCTGGACGAGGTGTTCCTGTCCCTGACCGGCCACAAGGCCGGCATCCCGGAGGACGCCGCGGTCACCGAGTACGAGGAGGTCGCCGCATGAGCGCGACCGCAGTCAAGGCGCCCCCCGCGCCCCCGAGTCAGGCCGTCCCGCTCACGGACCAGGCCGACACCCGCATCGGCCTGCGCGCGCACGTGCGGCACACCGGCGCCCTGGTGCGCCGGAACCTGCTGTGGATCAAGCAGGACGTGGAGTCGATGTTCGACGCGGTCCTGATGCCGATCGTCTTCACGCTCCTGTTCGTGTACGTCTTCGGCGGCTCCGTCGGCCAGGCGCTCGGCGGCGGCCGCGAGGAGTACATCCAGTACGTGATCCCCGGCCTGATGGCCATGATGGGGATGAACATGGCCATGGGTGTGGGCACCGGCTTCAACCAGGACTTCCAGACCGGTGTGATGGACCGCTTCCGGTCGCTGCCGATCGGGCGCTCCTCGGTCATGATCGCCAAGATCGTGGTCGAGCTCATGCGCATGCTCGTCGCCACCACGATCCTGTTCGTCGTCGCCCTGTGCATCGGCTTCTCGGTGGAGAGCGTCCCCGGCCTGCTGGCGGCCGTCGGCCTCGCCATGGTGTTCGGGATCGGGCTGATGTGGATCTTCCTCACCATGGGCGTGGTCATGAAGAGCGCC is a window from the Streptomyces spectabilis genome containing:
- a CDS encoding DHA2 family efflux MFS transporter permease subunit; the encoded protein is MTTPAVPGTPRIPEAVHRRRWAILGVLMLSLLIVVLDNSILNVAIKTISTPEPTGLGATQGELEWAINSYTLVFAGLLFTAGLLGDRFGRKRMLLAGLAVFGIGSALAAQSGSPGELIAFRGVMGLGAAFVMPATLAILMNVFEREEQPKAIGIWAAGVGLAVAIGPITGGVLLDHFWWGSVFLINVPIVIVAVILMVVLVPDSKDPKPGRIDLVGVALSVIGLVLLVYGIIKGGQLADFTDPAVLATVLAGLAVLVGFVWYEKRAEHPSIDISYFKNRVFSAAITAIALVFFALMGVTFFSVFYTQSVRGYTPLQTGLLMLPLAAAQLIFAPRARLVVDRFGVRATCVGGLSVIAVTLAAFTIFDSDTPIWVLEVVFFLMGTGMAHIMTPTSVVIMQALPREKAGSASALSNTFRQVGGALGIAVLGSVLSTAYRGGVEDEMRLLPEGMRHTAGESIEATLGAAARLGPRGDGLVSAANDSFLHAMHVTALCGAGVALVGVLVVALFLPGKPPAAAASAPAEPLDREPAPAGR
- the panB gene encoding 3-methyl-2-oxobutanoate hydroxymethyltransferase; translated protein: MTQLSAAQSPAPKGQKTDSSKTLYGGKGTRRITVRDITAAKERGEKWPMLTAYDAMTASVFDEAGIPVMLVGDSAGNCHLGYETTVPVTLDEITMLSAAVVRGTSRALVVADLPFGSYQEGPVQALRSATRLVKEAGVGAVKLEGGERSLAQTELLVQSGIPVMSHLGLTPQSVHTMGYRVQGRSEEAAHQLVRDAKAAEAAGAFAVVLELVPAELAAEVTRSLHIPTVGIGAGAGCDAQVLVWTDMLGLTGGRMPRFVKQYADLRGVLGDAAKAFAEDVVGGAFPAAEHSVH
- a CDS encoding ATP-binding cassette domain-containing protein, with the translated sequence MTRIENTPQRGASGEASAVSVRGLVKHYGETKALDGVDLDVREGTVLGVLGPNGAGKTTLVRCLSTLITPDSGSAVVAGYDVLRQPRQLRRVIGLTGQYASVDEKLSGYDNLYMIGRLLDLPRKEARTRADSLLERFSLTEAAKRPARTYSGGMRRRLDLAASMIGSPAVLYLDEPTTGLDPRTRNEVWDEVRRMVREDGVTVLLTTQYMEEAEQLASELTVIDRGRVVAGGSIGELKAKVGGRTLRIRPADPLQLRPTAAALDEAGLTGLATTTVDSESGTVLVPILSDEQLTAVVGVLSARGITLADIATELPSLDEVFLSLTGHKAGIPEDAAVTEYEEVAA
- a CDS encoding ABC transporter permease, with product MSATAVKAPPAPPSQAVPLTDQADTRIGLRAHVRHTGALVRRNLLWIKQDVESMFDAVLMPIVFTLLFVYVFGGSVGQALGGGREEYIQYVIPGLMAMMGMNMAMGVGTGFNQDFQTGVMDRFRSLPIGRSSVMIAKIVVELMRMLVATTILFVVALCIGFSVESVPGLLAAVGLAMVFGIGLMWIFLTMGVVMKSAQAIQGMGFLVLLPLQFGSSIFAPTDSMPGWLQAFTDYNPLSSLADAARGLMNGGLPVAHDIWVTLIWSVGLTAVMAPIAIHKFRTKT